In Hypomesus transpacificus isolate Combined female chromosome 25, fHypTra1, whole genome shotgun sequence, one DNA window encodes the following:
- the adam19a gene encoding disintegrin and metalloproteinase domain-containing protein 19 isoform X2: MGGAAGTPPRQHRDLLGADFTETHYTEDGQPVTVATNYTDHCFYHGRVRGHTDSWVALSTCSGVRGLISLNSNDTYYLEPIGGLDSIEHSLSSADQLPGAGGTCGHGHQTGRPHNLISSLLKPLHQRVRRNAWGTTKYMELYIVADSTLYKRQNKDYQKTKLRIMEIANYVDKFYRALNIRVPLIGLEVWTERDQCIVSEEPNATLWSFLQWRQKLKSRKKHDNAQLLTGVIFKGTTIGMAPLEGMCSLENSGGINVDHSDLPIGAAATMAHEIGHNFGMSHDHEGCCVEASAEQGGCVMAAATGHPFPRVFSRCSKRDLDSYFQKGGGMCLFNMPNMKDLVGGKRCGNGFVEDGEECDCGEPEECTNNCCNANNCTLMEEAECAHGVCCKDCKLKQAGTMCRGPAGACDLPEYCTGGSPYCPANVYLLDGSSCQYGLAYCYNGMCLTHEQQCLQLWGYGASPAHDACFQDVNAAGNAFGNCGKDSQGNYMKCEKSDAKCGKIQCQSAAKKPKGTNAVSIDTTIRTDGMEVKCRGTYVYTTQDGQGDLPDPGLVMTGTKCDEGKVCRDRRCQNASFTLLETCIARCHRHGVCNSNGNCHCGRGWAPPFCEKPGLGGSVDSGPVQYDSQVGLVVGLLFAFLVLLPGVLLVFYCYKIKSSWYHKWLSQREKNKANRLESSAEKGKNGHLNPAFHLKVVGPANKPHSHKGLPHTSKEVLPLRPGPIPNGAQPVNIVRPLRPAPSPRGTPRDFKVPRPPLPISRPLSAPPKSPGTPQKLTPPKKPLPLNPTRSPLLVSELQPRHSPSPPQRPLPLSPPRGVLPMSPARGAGPGKPSNGLLVMMPPTVGPKPVGKVTAIPPLKALRPVPGVKPNTASSPFRK; encoded by the exons GGACCTGCTGGGTGCTGACTTCACAGAGACCCACTACACTGAAGATGGGCAGCCAGTGACTGTGGCCACCAATTACACT gatcACTGCTTCTACCATGGCCGTGTGAGGGGACACACAGACTCCTGGGTGGCCCTCAGCACCTGCTCAGGAGTGAG GGGCCTGATATCCTTGAACTCTAATGACACGTACTACCTTGAGCCAATTGGAGGGCTGGATTCTATCGAACACTCGCTGTCCAGCGCAGATCAGCTCCCTGGCGCGGGCGGGACCTGCGGGCACGGTCACCAGACGGGACGCCCTCACAacctcatctccagccttctCAAGCCTTTGCATCAAAGG GTTAGGAGGAATGCCTGGGGGACCACCAAGTACATGGAGCTCTATATTGTTGCAGACAGCACACTG TATAAACGACAGAATAAGGACTATCAGAAGACCAAACTGAGGATAATGGAAATTGCCAATTATGTGGATAAG TTCTACAGGGCTCTGAACATCCGGGTGCCTTTGATTGGTCTGGAAGTGTGGACAGAGCGGGACCAGTGCATCGTGAGCGAGGAGCCCAACGCCACCCTCTGGTCCTTCCTACAGTGGAGGCAGAAACTCAAGTCTCGCAAGAAGCATGACAACGCCCAGCTGCTGAC gggTGTGATTTTCAAAGGGACCACCATCGGGATGGCACCATTGGAAGGCATGTGCAGCCTGGAAAACTCCGGAGGCATCAATGTG GACCATTCGGATTTGCCAATTGGTGCAGCTGCTACGATGGCCCATGAGATAGGCCACAACTTTGGCATGAGCCACGACCACGAGGGCTGCTGTGTGGAGGCCTCTGCCGAGCAGGGCGGCTGTGTCATGGCCGCCGCAACAGG GCATCCGTTTCCACGAGTGTTCAGCCGCTGTAGCAAGCGGGACCTTGACAGCTACTtccagaagggaggggggatgtgCCTCTTCAACATGCCCAACATGAAGGACCTGGTGGGGGGCAAGCGCTGCGGCAACGGCTTCGTGGAAGACGGAGAGGAGTGCGACTGCGGTGAGCCGGAG GAGTGTACCAACAACTGCTGCAATGCCAACAACTGCACCCTGATGGAGGAGGCAGAGTGTGCCCACGGTGTCTGCTGCAAGGACTGTAaa TTGAAGCAGGCAGGTACCATGTGTCGTGGGCCGGCGGGGGCATGCGACCTGCCAGAGTACTGCACGGGTGGCTCTCCCTATTGCCCCGCTAACGTTTATCTGCTGGACGGCTCGTCCTGTCAGTATGGGCTGGCCTACTGCTACAATGGCATGTGCCTCACTCACGAGCAGCAATGCCTACAGCTATGGGGCTATG GTGCCAGTCCTGCCCACGATGCCTGCTTCCAGGACGTCAACGCAGCCGGGAACGCCTTTGGAAACTGTGGCAAGGACTCTCAAGGCAACTATATGAAGTGTGAGAAAAG CGATGCCAAATGCGGCAAGATCCAGTGCCAAAGTGCCGCCAAGAAGCCCAAGGGCACCAACGCCGTGTCCATCGACACCACTATCCGTACGGACGGCATGGAGGTGAAGTGCCGGGGCACCTACGTCTACACCACCCAGGACGGCCAGGGGGACCTCCCCGACCCGGGCCTGGTCATGACCGGCACCAAGTGTGACGAGGGCAAG GTGTGCCGAGATCGTCGTTGCCAAAATGCCTCCTTCACTCTACTGGAGACGTGCATTGCTCGCTGTCACAGGCATggg GTGTGTAACAGCAATGGAAACTGTCATTGTGGTCGTGGTTGGGCCCCACCCTTCTGTGAAAAGCCAGGGTTGGGAGGCAGTGTGGACAGTGGGCCTGTCCAGTACGACA GCCAAGTGGGCTTGGTGGTGGGTCTGCTGTTTGCCTTCCTGGTCCTGCTTCCTGGAGTTCTATTGGTTTTCTACTGCTACAAGATTAAGTCCTCCTGGTACCACAAGTGGCTCTCCCAGAGGGAGAAGAACAAGGCTAACAG GCTGGAGAGCTCTGCCGAGAAGGGCAAGAACGGACATCTCAACCCTGCCTTCCATCTCAAGGTGGTCGGGCCAGCAAACAAACCTCACAGTCACaagggg ctccctcACACCAGTAAAGAAGTCCTCCCTCTTCGCCCCGGGCCCATCCCCAACGGCGCCCAGCCGGTCAACATCGTGCGTCCCTTGAGGCCCGCCCCTTCGCCGCGCGGCACGCCGCGGGACTTCAAGGTGCCCCGCCCGCCGTTGCCCATCAGCAGGCCGCTCTCGGCCCCGCCCAAATCCCCCGGCACGCCGCAGAAACTGACTCCGCCCAAGAAGCCACTCCCCCTCAACCCGACACGCTCGCCACTG ctggtGTCAGAGCTCCAGCCCAGACATtctccctcaccgcctcagaggcccctccctctcagccccccccGAGGAGTCCTGCCCATGAGCCCAGCACGAGGAGCGGGGCCTGGCAAACCCTCCAATGGGCTGCTAGTGATGATGCCTCCCACAGTTGGACCCAAGCCAGTGGGCAAGGTCACGGCTATCCCCCCTCTCAAAGCACTCAG ACCAGTCCCTGGAGTGAAACCAAACACAGCCTCGTCACCTTTTCGAAAATGA
- the adam19a gene encoding disintegrin and metalloproteinase domain-containing protein 19 isoform X1, with product MGGAAGTPPRQHRDLLGADFTETHYTEDGQPVTVATNYTDHCFYHGRVRGHTDSWVALSTCSGVRGLISLNSNDTYYLEPIGGLDSIEHSLSSADQLPGAGGTCGHGHQTGRPHNLISSLLKPLHQRVRRNAWGTTKYMELYIVADSTLYKRQNKDYQKTKLRIMEIANYVDKFYRALNIRVPLIGLEVWTERDQCIVSEEPNATLWSFLQWRQKLKSRKKHDNAQLLTGVIFKGTTIGMAPLEGMCSLENSGGINVDHSDLPIGAAATMAHEIGHNFGMSHDHEGCCVEASAEQGGCVMAAATGHPFPRVFSRCSKRDLDSYFQKGGGMCLFNMPNMKDLVGGKRCGNGFVEDGEECDCGEPEECTNNCCNANNCTLMEEAECAHGVCCKDCKLKQAGTMCRGPAGACDLPEYCTGGSPYCPANVYLLDGSSCQYGLAYCYNGMCLTHEQQCLQLWGYGASPAHDACFQDVNAAGNAFGNCGKDSQGNYMKCEKSDAKCGKIQCQSAAKKPKGTNAVSIDTTIRTDGMEVKCRGTYVYTTQDGQGDLPDPGLVMTGTKCDEGKVCRDRRCQNASFTLLETCIARCHRHGVCNSNGNCHCGRGWAPPFCEKPGLGGSVDSGPVQYDSQVGLVVGLLFAFLVLLPGVLLVFYCYKIKSSWYHKWLSQREKNKANRLESSAEKGKNGHLNPAFHLKVVGPANKPHSHKGYEADSFVSFGHVVLPQLPHTSKEVLPLRPGPIPNGAQPVNIVRPLRPAPSPRGTPRDFKVPRPPLPISRPLSAPPKSPGTPQKLTPPKKPLPLNPTRSPLLVSELQPRHSPSPPQRPLPLSPPRGVLPMSPARGAGPGKPSNGLLVMMPPTVGPKPVGKVTAIPPLKALRPVPGVKPNTASSPFRK from the exons GGACCTGCTGGGTGCTGACTTCACAGAGACCCACTACACTGAAGATGGGCAGCCAGTGACTGTGGCCACCAATTACACT gatcACTGCTTCTACCATGGCCGTGTGAGGGGACACACAGACTCCTGGGTGGCCCTCAGCACCTGCTCAGGAGTGAG GGGCCTGATATCCTTGAACTCTAATGACACGTACTACCTTGAGCCAATTGGAGGGCTGGATTCTATCGAACACTCGCTGTCCAGCGCAGATCAGCTCCCTGGCGCGGGCGGGACCTGCGGGCACGGTCACCAGACGGGACGCCCTCACAacctcatctccagccttctCAAGCCTTTGCATCAAAGG GTTAGGAGGAATGCCTGGGGGACCACCAAGTACATGGAGCTCTATATTGTTGCAGACAGCACACTG TATAAACGACAGAATAAGGACTATCAGAAGACCAAACTGAGGATAATGGAAATTGCCAATTATGTGGATAAG TTCTACAGGGCTCTGAACATCCGGGTGCCTTTGATTGGTCTGGAAGTGTGGACAGAGCGGGACCAGTGCATCGTGAGCGAGGAGCCCAACGCCACCCTCTGGTCCTTCCTACAGTGGAGGCAGAAACTCAAGTCTCGCAAGAAGCATGACAACGCCCAGCTGCTGAC gggTGTGATTTTCAAAGGGACCACCATCGGGATGGCACCATTGGAAGGCATGTGCAGCCTGGAAAACTCCGGAGGCATCAATGTG GACCATTCGGATTTGCCAATTGGTGCAGCTGCTACGATGGCCCATGAGATAGGCCACAACTTTGGCATGAGCCACGACCACGAGGGCTGCTGTGTGGAGGCCTCTGCCGAGCAGGGCGGCTGTGTCATGGCCGCCGCAACAGG GCATCCGTTTCCACGAGTGTTCAGCCGCTGTAGCAAGCGGGACCTTGACAGCTACTtccagaagggaggggggatgtgCCTCTTCAACATGCCCAACATGAAGGACCTGGTGGGGGGCAAGCGCTGCGGCAACGGCTTCGTGGAAGACGGAGAGGAGTGCGACTGCGGTGAGCCGGAG GAGTGTACCAACAACTGCTGCAATGCCAACAACTGCACCCTGATGGAGGAGGCAGAGTGTGCCCACGGTGTCTGCTGCAAGGACTGTAaa TTGAAGCAGGCAGGTACCATGTGTCGTGGGCCGGCGGGGGCATGCGACCTGCCAGAGTACTGCACGGGTGGCTCTCCCTATTGCCCCGCTAACGTTTATCTGCTGGACGGCTCGTCCTGTCAGTATGGGCTGGCCTACTGCTACAATGGCATGTGCCTCACTCACGAGCAGCAATGCCTACAGCTATGGGGCTATG GTGCCAGTCCTGCCCACGATGCCTGCTTCCAGGACGTCAACGCAGCCGGGAACGCCTTTGGAAACTGTGGCAAGGACTCTCAAGGCAACTATATGAAGTGTGAGAAAAG CGATGCCAAATGCGGCAAGATCCAGTGCCAAAGTGCCGCCAAGAAGCCCAAGGGCACCAACGCCGTGTCCATCGACACCACTATCCGTACGGACGGCATGGAGGTGAAGTGCCGGGGCACCTACGTCTACACCACCCAGGACGGCCAGGGGGACCTCCCCGACCCGGGCCTGGTCATGACCGGCACCAAGTGTGACGAGGGCAAG GTGTGCCGAGATCGTCGTTGCCAAAATGCCTCCTTCACTCTACTGGAGACGTGCATTGCTCGCTGTCACAGGCATggg GTGTGTAACAGCAATGGAAACTGTCATTGTGGTCGTGGTTGGGCCCCACCCTTCTGTGAAAAGCCAGGGTTGGGAGGCAGTGTGGACAGTGGGCCTGTCCAGTACGACA GCCAAGTGGGCTTGGTGGTGGGTCTGCTGTTTGCCTTCCTGGTCCTGCTTCCTGGAGTTCTATTGGTTTTCTACTGCTACAAGATTAAGTCCTCCTGGTACCACAAGTGGCTCTCCCAGAGGGAGAAGAACAAGGCTAACAG GCTGGAGAGCTCTGCCGAGAAGGGCAAGAACGGACATCTCAACCCTGCCTTCCATCTCAAGGTGGTCGGGCCAGCAAACAAACCTCACAGTCACaagggg TACGAAGCCGACTCTTTCGTTTCATTCGGCCATGTCGtccttcctcagctccctcACACCAGTAAAGAAGTCCTCCCTCTTCGCCCCGGGCCCATCCCCAACGGCGCCCAGCCGGTCAACATCGTGCGTCCCTTGAGGCCCGCCCCTTCGCCGCGCGGCACGCCGCGGGACTTCAAGGTGCCCCGCCCGCCGTTGCCCATCAGCAGGCCGCTCTCGGCCCCGCCCAAATCCCCCGGCACGCCGCAGAAACTGACTCCGCCCAAGAAGCCACTCCCCCTCAACCCGACACGCTCGCCACTG ctggtGTCAGAGCTCCAGCCCAGACATtctccctcaccgcctcagaggcccctccctctcagccccccccGAGGAGTCCTGCCCATGAGCCCAGCACGAGGAGCGGGGCCTGGCAAACCCTCCAATGGGCTGCTAGTGATGATGCCTCCCACAGTTGGACCCAAGCCAGTGGGCAAGGTCACGGCTATCCCCCCTCTCAAAGCACTCAG ACCAGTCCCTGGAGTGAAACCAAACACAGCCTCGTCACCTTTTCGAAAATGA